In Helianthus annuus cultivar XRQ/B chromosome 3, HanXRQr2.0-SUNRISE, whole genome shotgun sequence, a single window of DNA contains:
- the LOC110931306 gene encoding uncharacterized protein LOC110931306: MKDCKLLGMKSHDCHVLMTHMIPIAVRGVLPENIRHTITKLCLFFNTIHSKVIDPQSLDTWQKEVIITLCELEMYFPPSFFDVMVHLVSHIVGEIKACGPVFLRYMYPFERYMGFLKGYVRNPNRPEGSIVEGYDSEEVLEFCTGYLEGVDSIGVPKSRHSGKLEGVGGVGMKNIIPSRDTLQIAHLLVLKHMTCLAPFVEEHMNILRSTYQGKDNMWYIIKHNKEFSSWMKTKVTTTKVDRIVEKLGQGPDFKVKSYQGYDINGYTFYTKDQDAKSTMQNGGVTIIASTTEFDRMNHDTMIRIAKDSYYGVIQEIWELDYYDFTETVFRCKWVNNRTGVKVDKYGFTLVDLKSDGYASEPFVLAKHVRQVFFVNDPSNPRYHIVLQGKRRIIGVDNVANEEEYDQFDYLPPFSVGIRPGNYRIEGTTYLRSDHKEGTYC; the protein is encoded by the coding sequence ATGAAAGACTGTAAACTTCTTGGTATGAAGTCTCATGATTGTCATGTTTTAATGACACATATGATTCCTATTGCAGTTCGTGGAGTGTTACCAGAGAACATCCGACATACAATCACAaaactttgtttgttttttaacacgATTCACTCGAAAGTTATTGATCCCCAGTCACTGGATACATGGCAAAAAGAAGTTATCATCACGCTCTGTGAACTAGAGATGTACTTTCCACCGTCTTTTTTTGATGTTATGGTTCACCTAGTATCCCATATAGTAGGAGAAATTAAGGCTTGTGGCCCTGTATTTCTACGTTACATGTACCCTTTTGAAAGATATATGGGTTTTTTAAAAGGTTATGTAAGAAATCCTAACCGACCTGAGGGTAGTATTGTTGAGGGATATGATTCCGAGGAAGTGCTTGAATTTTGTACAGGTTATTTGGAAGGTGTGGATAGTATTGGTGTACCTAAATCTCGCCACTCGGGTAAACTTGAAGGGGTTggaggtgtaggtatgaaaaacaTCATCCCAAGTCGCGACACTTTACAAATTGCACATTTATTGGTCCTAAAACACATGACTTGTCTTGCTCCATTTGTTGAAGAACACATGAATATTTTACGGTCGACATACCAGGGTAAGGACAATATGTGGTATATAATAAAGCACAATAAGGAGTTTTCTAGTTGGATGAAAACTAAGGTAACAACAACTAAGGTTGATAGAATTGTGGAAAAGTTGGGGCAAGGTCCAGATTTTAAAGTTAAATCTTACCAAGGGTACGACATTAATGGTTACACGTTTTATACTAAAGATCAAGATGCAAAAAGTACAATGCAGAACGGTGGAGTTACAATAATAGCATCAACGACTGAATTTGATAGGATGAATCATGATACGATGATAAGAATTGCTAAAGATTCTTATTACGGTGTCATACAAGAAATTTGGGAATTAGACTATTATGATTTCACTGAAACTGTGTTTAGATGTAAATGGGTGAATAACCGTACAGGTGTTAAAGTTGATAAATATGGTTTTACTCTTGTAGACCTTAAAAGTGATGGCTATGCATCTGAACCATTTGTTCTCGCAAAACATGTCAGACAAGTGTTTTTTGTCAATGACCcaagcaacccaagataccacatcGTGTTGCAAGGTAAACGACGTATTATTGGTGTTGACAATGTCGCTAATGAGGAAGAATACGACCAGTTTGATTATCTACCACCATTTTCAGTCGGTATTCGACCAGGTAATTACAGGATTGAAGGCACCACATACTTACGATCTGACCACAAGGAAGGGACGTATTGCTGA